In Odocoileus virginianus isolate 20LAN1187 ecotype Illinois chromosome 5, Ovbor_1.2, whole genome shotgun sequence, a single window of DNA contains:
- the TMEM269 gene encoding transmembrane protein 269 isoform X1 encodes MSGPQASCWAPGTSIGTQVPFPVLEKEDHMGGVNSECQLSHGECSSFFLTKEQSHPQMNEFTWKDVVNALSLANMILGLFSIFCSFCKKSSCASWMVLVSFLLDMAIGSATRHLNICSRSGTELNDFAVFTTFGLASALLLGVDGPLNGFLAIIYVLAISFRLCFYSAGIPFTYKGLPCPYASCVLASTSLLTKGNTFILSCMASLMILFMMDQSYYPHDEVLESESWKKMVYLGGVIMLFLCPFSITAFYCLTWSLSYIFFPDALWGKAACPRP; translated from the exons ATGTCTGGTCCCCAG GCCTCATGCTGGGCACCGGGGACCTCGATCGGCACTCAAGTTCCTTTCCCTGTTCTAGAGAAGGAAGACCACATGGGCGGTGTCAACTCAGAGTGCCAGCTGTCACACG GTGAGTGCAGCAGTTTCTTCCTGACCAAAGAGCAGAGCCATCCCCAGATGAATGAATTTACCTGGAAGGATGTTGTCAATGCCTTGTCCCTGGCCAACATGATCCTGGGgctcttctccatcttctgcagCTTCTGCAA GAAATCCTCCTGTGCCTCCTGGATGGTTTTGGTCAGCTTTCTATTAGACATGGCTATCGGGTCAGCGACCAGACACCTGAACATCTGCTCCAGATCCG GAACCGAGCTGAATGACTTTGCAGTCTTCACCACCTTTGGCCTGGCCTCAGCCCTGCTTCTAGGTGTGGATGGACCTCTGAATGGGTTCCTGGCCATCATCTATGTGTTAGCTATTTCATTCCGCCTCTGTTTTTATTCAGCCG GCATTCCTTTCACATACAAGGGTCTACCCTGTCCCTATGCTTCCTGTGTTTTGGCTTCCACCTCCCTCCTGACCAAAGGCAACACGTTCATTCTCTCTTGCATGGCCTCACTCATGATTCTGTTCATGATGGACCAGAGCTACTACCCACATGACGAAGTCCTGGAGTCTGAGAGCTGGAAAAAAATGGTCTATCTGGGAG GTGTCATCATGCTGTTTTTGTGTCCATTCTCGATAACTGCTTTTTACTGCCTGACGTGGTCACTCTCCTACATCTTCTTTCCAGATGCCCTGTGGGGCAAGGCAGCATGTCCTCGGCCATAG
- the TMEM269 gene encoding transmembrane protein 269 isoform X2: MGGVNSECQLSHGECSSFFLTKEQSHPQMNEFTWKDVVNALSLANMILGLFSIFCSFCKKSSCASWMVLVSFLLDMAIGSATRHLNICSRSGTELNDFAVFTTFGLASALLLGVDGPLNGFLAIIYVLAISFRLCFYSAGIPFTYKGLPCPYASCVLASTSLLTKGNTFILSCMASLMILFMMDQSYYPHDEVLESESWKKMVYLGGVIMLFLCPFSITAFYCLTWSLSYIFFPDALWGKAACPRP; encoded by the exons ATGGGCGGTGTCAACTCAGAGTGCCAGCTGTCACACG GTGAGTGCAGCAGTTTCTTCCTGACCAAAGAGCAGAGCCATCCCCAGATGAATGAATTTACCTGGAAGGATGTTGTCAATGCCTTGTCCCTGGCCAACATGATCCTGGGgctcttctccatcttctgcagCTTCTGCAA GAAATCCTCCTGTGCCTCCTGGATGGTTTTGGTCAGCTTTCTATTAGACATGGCTATCGGGTCAGCGACCAGACACCTGAACATCTGCTCCAGATCCG GAACCGAGCTGAATGACTTTGCAGTCTTCACCACCTTTGGCCTGGCCTCAGCCCTGCTTCTAGGTGTGGATGGACCTCTGAATGGGTTCCTGGCCATCATCTATGTGTTAGCTATTTCATTCCGCCTCTGTTTTTATTCAGCCG GCATTCCTTTCACATACAAGGGTCTACCCTGTCCCTATGCTTCCTGTGTTTTGGCTTCCACCTCCCTCCTGACCAAAGGCAACACGTTCATTCTCTCTTGCATGGCCTCACTCATGATTCTGTTCATGATGGACCAGAGCTACTACCCACATGACGAAGTCCTGGAGTCTGAGAGCTGGAAAAAAATGGTCTATCTGGGAG GTGTCATCATGCTGTTTTTGTGTCCATTCTCGATAACTGCTTTTTACTGCCTGACGTGGTCACTCTCCTACATCTTCTTTCCAGATGCCCTGTGGGGCAAGGCAGCATGTCCTCGGCCATAG
- the C5H1orf50 gene encoding uncharacterized protein C1orf50 homolog isoform X2, translating into MEDAATPGGTQGVTENQGVLSAAGALVELIPNPGGLALVSPYHTHRAGDPLDLVALAEQVQKANEFIRANATNKLTVIAEQIEHLQEQARKVLEDARRDADLHHVACNIVKKPGNIYYLYKRESGQQYFSIISPEEWGMNRPHDFLGAYKLQHDLSWTPYEDIEKQDAKISVVNKLLNQPVALPPSTEPSFQEFRSTESGL; encoded by the exons ATGGAAGATGCTGCAACGCCCGGGGGGACCCAGGGAGTCACAGAAAACCAAGGAGTTCTGTCGGCGGCAG GAGCCCTGGTGGAGCTCATCCCGAACCCCGGCGGCCTGGCCCTGGTGAGCCCCTACCACACCCACCGGGCCGGGGACCCTTTAGACCTCGTGGCGCTCGCAGAGCAGGTGCAGAAG GCTAATGAATTCATCAGAGCAAATGCCACCAACAAGCTGACAGTCATAGCTGAGCAAATCGAACATTTGCAGGAACAAGCCAGGAAG GTGTTGGAGGATGCTCGCAGAGATGCTGACTTGCACCATGTAGCTTGTAATATAGTGAAAAAACCTGGCAACATTTACTACCTTTATAAACGGGAGAGTGGTCAGcagtatttttccattatttctccagaG GAATGGGGGATGAATCGTCCACATGACTTCCTTGGTGCCTACAAGCTCCAGCACGACCTGTCCTGGACTCCGTATGAGGATATTGAGAAGCAGGATGCTAAAATCAGTGTCGTGAACAAGTTGCTAAACCAGCCAGTGGCTCTGCCTCCAAGCACTGAACCCAGCTTCCAGGAGTTCAGGTCCACTGAGAGTGGACTCTGA
- the C5H1orf50 gene encoding uncharacterized protein C1orf50 homolog isoform X1, with the protein MEDAATPGGTQGVTENQGVLSAAGRGGALVELIPNPGGLALVSPYHTHRAGDPLDLVALAEQVQKANEFIRANATNKLTVIAEQIEHLQEQARKVLEDARRDADLHHVACNIVKKPGNIYYLYKRESGQQYFSIISPEEWGMNRPHDFLGAYKLQHDLSWTPYEDIEKQDAKISVVNKLLNQPVALPPSTEPSFQEFRSTESGL; encoded by the exons ATGGAAGATGCTGCAACGCCCGGGGGGACCCAGGGAGTCACAGAAAACCAAGGAGTTCTGTCGGCGGCAGGTCGGGGAG GAGCCCTGGTGGAGCTCATCCCGAACCCCGGCGGCCTGGCCCTGGTGAGCCCCTACCACACCCACCGGGCCGGGGACCCTTTAGACCTCGTGGCGCTCGCAGAGCAGGTGCAGAAG GCTAATGAATTCATCAGAGCAAATGCCACCAACAAGCTGACAGTCATAGCTGAGCAAATCGAACATTTGCAGGAACAAGCCAGGAAG GTGTTGGAGGATGCTCGCAGAGATGCTGACTTGCACCATGTAGCTTGTAATATAGTGAAAAAACCTGGCAACATTTACTACCTTTATAAACGGGAGAGTGGTCAGcagtatttttccattatttctccagaG GAATGGGGGATGAATCGTCCACATGACTTCCTTGGTGCCTACAAGCTCCAGCACGACCTGTCCTGGACTCCGTATGAGGATATTGAGAAGCAGGATGCTAAAATCAGTGTCGTGAACAAGTTGCTAAACCAGCCAGTGGCTCTGCCTCCAAGCACTGAACCCAGCTTCCAGGAGTTCAGGTCCACTGAGAGTGGACTCTGA